The following are from one region of the Stanieria cyanosphaera PCC 7437 genome:
- the ndhK gene encoding photosynthetic/respiratory NAD(P)H-quinone oxidoreductase subunit K, whose protein sequence is MVMTSKTFAQEQQEKILNPIKSGQITQDLSENVILTTVDDLYNWAKLSSLWPMLYGTACCFIEFAALIGSRFDFDRYGLVPRSSPRQADLIITAGTITMKMAPALVRLYEEMPEPKYVIAMGACTITGGMFSVDSPTTVRGVDKLIPVDVYIPGCPPRPEAIFDAIIKLRKKIANQSLQERSAVLEQTHRYYSTTHNMKAVAPILTGQYLQSATRQAPPKELTEAIGMPVSPALQATEEEVERG, encoded by the coding sequence ATGGTCATGACTTCTAAAACTTTTGCACAAGAACAACAAGAAAAAATTCTTAATCCGATTAAATCTGGTCAGATAACTCAAGACCTTTCTGAAAACGTAATCTTAACTACCGTAGATGACCTTTACAACTGGGCAAAACTTTCTAGTCTATGGCCTATGTTATACGGTACTGCTTGCTGTTTTATTGAGTTTGCTGCTTTGATTGGTTCGAGGTTTGACTTTGACCGTTATGGTTTAGTGCCTCGTTCTAGTCCTCGTCAAGCAGATTTAATTATCACGGCAGGAACAATTACGATGAAGATGGCACCTGCTTTGGTACGTTTGTACGAAGAAATGCCTGAGCCTAAGTATGTGATTGCGATGGGTGCTTGTACTATTACAGGAGGAATGTTTAGTGTTGATTCTCCAACTACAGTTAGAGGGGTAGACAAACTAATTCCTGTAGATGTGTATATTCCCGGTTGTCCTCCTCGTCCCGAAGCAATCTTCGATGCGATTATCAAGTTACGCAAAAAAATAGCTAATCAATCCCTTCAAGAACGTTCTGCTGTTTTAGAACAAACTCATCGTTATTACAGCACTACTCATAATATGAAAGCAGTTGCACCAATTTTAACTGGTCAATATCTCCAGTCGGCAACGCGACAAGCTCCACCGAAGGAATTAACTGAAGCAATAGGAATGCCTGTATCTCCAGCACTCCAAGCGACTGAAGAGGAGGTAGAACGTGGCTGA
- the ndhC gene encoding photosynthetic/respiratory NAD(P)H-quinone oxidoreductase subunit C — protein MFVLNGYEYFLGFLLICSLVPALALTASKLLRPKSGGPERLTTYESGMEPIGGAWIQFNIRYYMFALVFVVFDVETVFLYPWAVAFNRLGLLAFVEALIFIAILVVALVYAWRKGALEWS, from the coding sequence TTGTTTGTACTCAATGGCTATGAATATTTTCTGGGCTTCTTGCTCATTTGTAGTTTAGTTCCCGCTTTGGCTTTAACCGCTTCCAAATTACTCAGACCAAAAAGCGGTGGTCCTGAGCGGTTAACTACATACGAATCTGGAATGGAGCCAATTGGTGGTGCTTGGATTCAATTTAATATCCGCTATTATATGTTTGCCCTAGTGTTTGTTGTTTTCGACGTAGAAACAGTATTCTTGTATCCCTGGGCAGTAGCATTTAATCGTTTAGGATTATTAGCATTCGTCGAAGCACTGATTTTTATCGCCATTCTGGTGGTGGCTCTAGTATACGCATGGAGAAAAGGAGCTCTTGAATGGTCATGA
- a CDS encoding NAD(P)H-quinone oxidoreductase subunit J, whose product MAEEPKTENTNPEETSELVPAGKVSTWLTENGFDNEALPVDTSKVELIKVEAEFLIPIATALYAYGFNYLQCQGAYDLGPGKELVSFYHLIKVSDDADRPEEVRLKVFLPRNNPKVPSVYWIWKAADWQERESYDMYGIVYEGHPNLKRLLMPEDWIGWPLRKDYISPDFYELQDAY is encoded by the coding sequence GTGGCTGAAGAACCAAAGACAGAAAATACTAATCCCGAAGAAACATCTGAGTTGGTGCCTGCGGGTAAGGTGTCAACTTGGCTAACAGAAAATGGTTTTGATAACGAAGCGTTACCTGTAGATACTAGTAAGGTTGAACTGATTAAAGTTGAGGCGGAATTTTTAATTCCTATCGCTACTGCTTTATATGCCTATGGTTTTAATTATCTTCAGTGTCAAGGTGCTTATGATTTGGGACCAGGCAAAGAATTGGTCAGTTTCTATCATCTAATCAAAGTTAGTGATGATGCCGATCGCCCTGAAGAAGTCCGTCTCAAAGTCTTTTTACCAAGGAATAATCCTAAAGTTCCTTCGGTTTATTGGATTTGGAAGGCTGCTGATTGGCAAGAGCGAGAAAGTTACGATATGTATGGGATTGTCTATGAAGGACATCCTAATCTCAAACGCCTTTTGATGCCAGAAGATTGGATCGGTTGGCCTTTGCGTAAAGATTATATCTCGCCTGATTTTTACGAATTACAAGATGCTTATTAA